In a single window of the Coprothermobacter proteolyticus DSM 5265 genome:
- a CDS encoding endonuclease V → MWNKERFQRAQLALRSIKEDFSLNQCVHTVAAFDVSFQAGLGVGVVALFNYQSVQLMECEIVVKEPYVPYVPTYLAFREMPYILALYKKLHEEPDLLLIDGHGKSHPRGMGIATQAGLSLRKPSIGVAKRLLFGDLLETADGSSLVVHPETREPLAVAYKEKPRFKPVFISVGAGVSNLSEAVSLVLPLFKGHREPEPLRYVHNVSLQEGRRMRDGVQQVN, encoded by the coding sequence ATGTGGAATAAAGAGCGTTTTCAAAGGGCTCAGTTGGCACTGAGATCTATTAAGGAAGATTTCTCGCTAAACCAGTGTGTCCACACTGTGGCTGCTTTCGACGTTTCTTTCCAAGCAGGGCTCGGTGTGGGCGTGGTGGCGCTTTTTAACTACCAGAGTGTGCAACTCATGGAATGTGAAATCGTGGTAAAAGAACCGTATGTTCCGTATGTACCCACCTATTTGGCTTTTAGGGAGATGCCTTACATTTTGGCGCTTTACAAGAAGTTGCATGAGGAACCTGATCTGTTGCTCATTGACGGCCACGGTAAGAGTCATCCTAGAGGTATGGGCATTGCCACTCAGGCAGGGCTTTCTTTGAGAAAGCCCTCAATTGGGGTAGCAAAGCGCTTGCTTTTTGGTGATTTATTGGAAACCGCTGATGGTAGTTCTCTGGTAGTTCATCCTGAAACAAGGGAACCGTTAGCCGTTGCCTATAAAGAGAAACCACGTTTCAAGCCAGTTTTTATTTCCGTGGGAGCAGGTGTGTCCAACCTGAGTGAAGCTGTGAGCCTGGTTCTACCCCTTTTTAAGGGCCATAGGGAACCTGAGCCACTCAGGTACGTGCACAATGTGTCTCTTCAGGAAGGAAGGAGGATGCGTGATGGAGTACAACAGGTTAATTGA
- a CDS encoding glycine--tRNA ligase subunit alpha, whose product MTFQELITNLTDFWIKQGCILAQPYDVEVGAGTMNPNTFFRVLGPEPWRVVYVEPSRRPADGRYGENPNRLYMHHQMQVILKPAPFNVQDLYLQSLEAIGISLSEHDVRFVEDNWESPTLGAWGIGWEVWLDGMEITQFTYFQQAGGYDLSVVPAELTYGLERIAMYLQRVENVFDLKWSEDITYGEMRKTEEYQHCVYAFEESDVNKLRSWFDSYEDEAMRLIDKGLTLPAYDYVLKCSHTFNLLDARGGFSAAERSSYVLRIRKLSSRIAKQWLKEREEKEFPLMGRWN is encoded by the coding sequence GTGACCTTTCAAGAACTTATAACGAATCTTACTGATTTTTGGATAAAGCAGGGCTGTATTTTAGCCCAGCCTTATGACGTAGAGGTGGGCGCTGGTACCATGAACCCCAATACTTTCTTTAGAGTACTAGGGCCAGAGCCCTGGCGGGTAGTCTATGTGGAACCATCCAGACGCCCCGCAGATGGCCGTTATGGGGAAAACCCGAATAGGTTGTACATGCACCATCAGATGCAGGTTATCTTAAAACCGGCTCCTTTTAATGTGCAGGATTTGTATTTGCAGTCCTTAGAAGCCATTGGCATTTCACTAAGTGAACATGACGTACGTTTTGTGGAAGACAACTGGGAATCGCCAACGCTGGGTGCTTGGGGAATCGGATGGGAAGTTTGGTTAGATGGCATGGAGATTACACAGTTTACCTACTTCCAGCAGGCAGGTGGATACGATCTAAGTGTGGTACCAGCTGAACTCACTTACGGCCTGGAACGCATTGCCATGTACTTGCAGCGGGTGGAGAATGTTTTCGACCTGAAATGGTCGGAAGACATTACCTACGGCGAAATGCGTAAAACAGAAGAATATCAGCATTGCGTCTATGCTTTTGAAGAGTCTGATGTAAACAAGCTTAGATCATGGTTTGACTCTTATGAGGATGAAGCAATGCGTCTCATAGATAAAGGACTCACGTTACCAGCCTATGATTACGTTTTGAAGTGTTCCCACACGTTCAATTTATTAGATGCTCGTGGGGGATTCTCTGCCGCGGAGCGCAGTTCTTATGTGCTTAGAATCAGGAAACTAAGTAGCAGAATTGCTAAACAGTGGCTCAAAGAGCGAGAGGAGAAAGAATTTCCTTTGATGGGGAGGTGGAACTAA
- a CDS encoding HDIG domain-containing metalloprotein, whose protein sequence is MKNKIKSNLVLILFILGAAILFVGLLPLRAPIKDGRFTRSVVTDRNLSIRFGDQIQGTLLVSDEMTVKSYVNTLSRLGEQNADPELRQALALLSQYVKEKGIYETEIPISAGWVQNTLNLSAETSKKLATLVSGIVVKPTWVERPLDVITAITTAESVVIPAGTLVARDGDEVVEEQVRALSLMGLWIPGEAFYPVAYWVFIFLVPAVWLIVTWRSQVYKSYSPIFYFFYGVLGALMFFYVYRFSSLLLGLPLFLFGFLVLSLKMAEKGLWSMLIPMSVLSFLAVPMAAYNWVSLILVGLLIYGLGNKFFQYETVLTAAGLSVLALIGLEILWCFGSGVRNLSLVWNGLTYTVMGCLAVGLLLVGAFWWEERKGYLTPLTIVKLSNLRHPLLQRLAIESPGSYHHSMVLAQMCEEAASAIGANRILARLGAMYHDIGKTKQPQYFIENNPEANDLHEKMSPSLSMLILLSHVKEGLALAEQYKLPYSVREFIATHHGTSVASFFYHKAKTNGAEVSESEFRYPGPLPKSKEASILMLADGCEAAVRSLSEKNESTIRSTVSSIIDSRLEDGQLENSELTCRDLTIIENVFVRVLLGLYHPRVPYPGGAET, encoded by the coding sequence ATGAAGAACAAAATCAAGAGTAATTTGGTTTTAATACTGTTCATCTTGGGTGCCGCCATATTATTTGTGGGGCTTTTGCCCTTACGTGCACCCATTAAAGACGGTAGATTCACTCGTTCTGTGGTGACGGACAGAAATTTGAGCATAAGATTTGGAGATCAAATTCAAGGGACACTTTTGGTTAGCGATGAAATGACGGTTAAGTCGTACGTAAACACGTTATCCAGATTAGGTGAACAGAATGCTGATCCTGAGCTGAGACAGGCTTTGGCTTTACTAAGTCAGTACGTAAAGGAAAAAGGAATTTACGAGACAGAGATACCCATTAGTGCAGGTTGGGTTCAGAATACGCTGAATTTGAGTGCTGAAACTTCCAAGAAGCTGGCAACGTTGGTATCAGGTATTGTAGTCAAGCCCACATGGGTGGAACGGCCTTTAGATGTAATCACTGCCATTACAACAGCCGAAAGCGTGGTTATTCCAGCTGGTACATTGGTGGCGCGTGATGGAGACGAAGTGGTAGAAGAGCAGGTAAGAGCACTAAGTTTGATGGGGTTGTGGATACCTGGAGAAGCATTCTACCCTGTTGCGTACTGGGTTTTTATCTTCCTCGTCCCAGCAGTGTGGCTCATAGTAACTTGGAGGAGCCAGGTTTATAAATCTTATTCGCCTATCTTTTACTTCTTCTATGGTGTGCTGGGGGCATTAATGTTTTTCTATGTCTATCGTTTCTCCAGCTTATTACTCGGTTTGCCATTGTTCCTGTTTGGTTTCTTGGTGCTTTCACTAAAGATGGCAGAGAAAGGTCTTTGGTCCATGCTAATTCCCATGAGCGTCCTTTCATTTTTAGCTGTGCCCATGGCTGCTTACAACTGGGTTTCTTTGATACTGGTGGGCTTGCTGATTTATGGCTTGGGCAACAAATTCTTCCAATACGAAACTGTACTCACGGCTGCTGGATTATCTGTACTAGCACTAATCGGTTTGGAAATTCTGTGGTGTTTTGGTAGTGGGGTACGAAATCTGAGTTTGGTGTGGAATGGTCTGACTTATACGGTGATGGGTTGTTTAGCGGTAGGTTTGCTACTTGTTGGAGCATTCTGGTGGGAGGAAAGAAAAGGATACCTTACTCCGCTCACCATAGTAAAGCTGAGCAACCTCAGACATCCGCTTCTGCAAAGGCTTGCCATTGAATCTCCTGGTAGTTATCACCATTCCATGGTTTTAGCGCAGATGTGTGAAGAGGCTGCATCAGCTATTGGCGCTAACCGCATTTTGGCTCGTTTGGGAGCCATGTACCACGATATTGGTAAAACTAAACAGCCACAGTATTTCATCGAGAATAATCCTGAAGCCAACGACTTGCATGAGAAGATGAGTCCCAGTTTGAGCATGCTCATACTTTTGTCTCATGTTAAGGAGGGACTTGCTTTAGCTGAGCAGTATAAACTGCCATACAGTGTTAGAGAATTCATTGCTACTCATCATGGCACCAGTGTCGCTAGTTTCTTTTATCACAAGGCAAAGACCAATGGTGCTGAAGTGTCTGAATCAGAATTTAGATACCCGGGGCCATTACCTAAAAGTAAGGAAGCGTCCATACTTATGTTGGCCGATGGTTGTGAGGCAGCAGTCCGTTCCCTAAGTGAGAAGAACGAATCCACTATAAGATCCACAGTATCTTCCATAATCGACTCCAGATTAGAAGATGGACAACTGGAGAATTCAGAGCTAACTTGCAGAGATCTGACCATTATTGAAAACGTATTCGTGAGAGTGCTTTTGGGCCTTTATCATCCCCGGGTTCCATACCCAGGAGGTGCTGAAACGTGA
- a CDS encoding diacylglycerol kinase has protein sequence MKNLRLADSFRIAVKGLKNAFLREYHIRVAFFLVLALFLYSLVLGLTLREWLVLVTFSSLVVCLEMINSALEKLADAVHPDWSEQVGFAKDLAAGAVLVSIGAAAAAGLPVYVSAFSRRFSVSWTYSLFVNLGLLILGIVLLFVWDFRR, from the coding sequence ATGAAGAATCTTCGATTGGCAGACTCATTCCGAATAGCCGTTAAAGGTCTCAAGAACGCTTTCTTGCGCGAGTACCACATCCGAGTGGCTTTTTTCTTGGTGCTTGCTTTGTTTCTGTACAGTCTGGTGCTTGGGCTGACACTTCGCGAGTGGCTTGTTCTTGTGACGTTTTCTTCATTGGTGGTGTGTTTGGAAATGATTAACAGTGCTTTGGAAAAACTGGCTGACGCCGTACATCCTGATTGGAGTGAACAGGTCGGGTTTGCCAAGGATTTAGCAGCGGGTGCTGTTTTGGTTAGTATTGGAGCTGCTGCGGCTGCTGGACTGCCTGTTTATGTTTCAGCTTTTAGCAGACGTTTTTCTGTTTCATGGACTTATTCTCTTTTTGTTAACTTAGGCTTACTTATTTTGGGCATAGTACTACTGTTTGTCTGGGATTTTAGGAGGTAA
- a CDS encoding peptidoglycan DD-metalloendopeptidase family protein, protein MKPEKLSGENCKAVTINLVFNQRKIELHFTRRGYRWLCRTLLVMFLLLGVTFFHVQQSKGLAALTLQKQDVQQTKELVEQYQAEMALLQQQNELLMKFKEEQMQQLEKKLQDVVNTAADTLKKPSLKNLVASAAGPTAYRGTDDIDKEIQSLQAKMDEVEKTLEKYADALNAFPDKWPTWGNITSTFGWRRWSSGWVDFHTGLDIANSCGTPVYAAGKGVVIQAGRDGSYGLSVIISHGNGYTTRYAHLSSIAVKVGQTVLKGDYVGAIGQTGFATGCHLHFEVKLNGTLIDPYKVLP, encoded by the coding sequence ATGAAGCCAGAAAAGCTTAGTGGGGAAAACTGTAAGGCTGTAACGATAAATTTGGTTTTTAATCAAAGAAAGATTGAGCTACATTTTACTCGCCGCGGTTACAGGTGGTTATGCAGGACGTTATTGGTAATGTTTTTGCTTCTGGGGGTTACGTTTTTCCATGTTCAACAAAGTAAAGGTTTGGCTGCTTTGACCTTGCAAAAACAGGACGTGCAGCAGACCAAAGAATTGGTGGAGCAGTACCAAGCTGAAATGGCTCTGTTGCAGCAGCAAAATGAGCTACTTATGAAGTTCAAGGAAGAACAGATGCAGCAGCTGGAGAAGAAGCTCCAGGACGTGGTAAACACGGCTGCTGACACACTCAAGAAACCCAGTTTAAAGAATTTAGTTGCTAGCGCTGCTGGGCCAACTGCTTACCGCGGAACTGATGATATTGATAAAGAAATACAAAGTTTGCAGGCGAAGATGGACGAAGTTGAGAAAACGCTTGAGAAATATGCTGATGCGTTGAATGCTTTCCCCGATAAGTGGCCCACTTGGGGTAACATTACCAGTACTTTTGGCTGGCGTCGTTGGAGTTCAGGTTGGGTTGACTTTCATACAGGGCTTGATATTGCTAACTCCTGTGGTACACCGGTTTACGCAGCTGGCAAGGGTGTAGTTATCCAAGCCGGTAGAGACGGTTCATATGGGCTGTCAGTGATTATAAGCCATGGTAATGGTTACACCACGCGGTATGCACATCTGAGCAGTATTGCTGTGAAGGTGGGGCAAACGGTCCTCAAAGGTGATTATGTTGGTGCCATAGGCCAGACAGGTTTTGCTACCGGTTGTCATCTGCACTTTGAAGTTAAGTTGAACGGCACGCTCATAGATCCTTACAAGGTACTGCCATAG
- the era gene encoding GTPase Era, which yields MSTLSKSGIVSLVGRPSVGKSTLINNLVKQKVSIVTPRAQTTRRPIRAILNTEDGSQIVFVDLPGAKKPYDALGEYLLDSVWRNVGDSDLALFVVDGSSVPPGPGDIFVARNLMKTGVPALLVMNKSDLICDDQVEERLRMFESLGDFVGSVAISALNGSNLDRLVNLVLDHLDEGPQFYPEGMQTDQPLEQFIGEIIREKIMLLTSDEIPYAVESQVDFLDEQEDIIRINATIYVERESQKPIIIGANGQMIKQIGTLARKELEVVLGKHVFLGLWVKVKENWRNNKEALYYFGYHVE from the coding sequence GTGAGTACCTTGTCCAAATCGGGCATAGTAAGCCTGGTAGGGCGGCCCAGTGTGGGTAAGTCCACATTAATAAACAACTTAGTGAAGCAAAAAGTTTCCATTGTAACTCCTCGTGCTCAAACTACTCGGCGTCCCATTAGGGCCATTTTGAATACTGAAGACGGATCACAAATAGTGTTTGTGGATCTCCCTGGCGCCAAGAAGCCTTATGACGCGCTAGGAGAGTATTTGCTTGATTCTGTATGGAGAAATGTTGGCGATTCGGATTTAGCACTTTTTGTAGTAGATGGCTCATCTGTGCCCCCAGGGCCTGGAGACATTTTCGTAGCGCGAAATCTGATGAAAACAGGTGTTCCCGCGTTGCTGGTAATGAACAAATCAGATTTAATCTGCGATGACCAAGTGGAAGAGCGCTTGAGAATGTTTGAGTCATTAGGTGATTTTGTGGGATCAGTGGCTATATCCGCACTAAACGGAAGCAACTTGGATAGGTTAGTCAATCTTGTCCTGGACCATTTAGATGAGGGGCCGCAGTTCTATCCTGAGGGTATGCAAACGGATCAGCCTCTGGAACAATTCATTGGCGAAATAATACGTGAAAAGATTATGCTCTTGACATCAGATGAGATCCCTTACGCTGTGGAATCTCAGGTGGACTTCTTAGATGAGCAGGAAGACATAATACGCATAAATGCGACCATTTATGTGGAAAGGGAATCTCAGAAACCCATCATCATTGGTGCCAACGGACAGATGATAAAGCAAATAGGTACCCTGGCAAGAAAAGAACTGGAGGTTGTGCTGGGAAAGCATGTGTTTTTGGGGCTCTGGGTAAAGGTAAAGGAGAATTGGCGTAACAATAAGGAAGCACTTTATTACTTCGGCTACCATGTGGAATAA
- a CDS encoding cyclodeaminase/cyclohydrolase family protein, producing the protein MIEQQPIKDFLDSLASDSPTPGGGTAAALSAAMSCSLMAMALRVSQKKVQDPTMQEAAAKLDQIRSELLNLADKDAEAFEAYMSARRLPKDTESQKQERKQAMTKALIQATQVPLNTMKAIEQAVKTVAGKTAENVLPSVASDLYSGIKLAQAAMQCAFANVKINSTKEETQPLYEEAVDLLNNFEEIVTELEQTAKSLLGM; encoded by the coding sequence ATGATTGAACAGCAACCCATAAAAGATTTTCTGGATTCATTGGCTTCAGACTCGCCCACTCCTGGTGGAGGTACCGCAGCTGCACTTTCTGCTGCCATGTCTTGTAGCTTGATGGCCATGGCTCTTCGCGTTAGCCAGAAGAAAGTGCAAGATCCTACTATGCAGGAAGCAGCTGCAAAACTTGACCAAATTCGTAGTGAACTACTCAATTTAGCAGACAAGGATGCTGAAGCCTTCGAGGCTTATATGAGTGCTCGGCGGCTCCCAAAAGACACAGAAAGCCAAAAGCAGGAAAGAAAACAGGCCATGACAAAAGCTCTCATTCAAGCGACGCAAGTTCCTCTAAACACTATGAAAGCTATCGAGCAAGCTGTCAAAACAGTAGCTGGTAAAACTGCAGAAAACGTACTACCATCAGTCGCTTCAGACCTTTATAGCGGTATAAAGTTAGCTCAAGCAGCCATGCAATGTGCTTTTGCCAATGTGAAGATAAATAGCACGAAAGAGGAAACTCAACCTCTGTATGAGGAAGCAGTGGACTTGCTTAACAACTTTGAAGAAATAGTTACTGAGCTAGAACAAACCGCTAAATCACTTTTGGGTATGTAA
- a CDS encoding recombination protein O N-terminal domain-containing protein, translating into MREIEEQFAILERIPYRETDLLLSVLGEHIGKELLTVRSGRKIPNRWKSSFLEGSILLGRILQVKNHHVLTGVITEKYVPYEKYSPFMILALEMFSKTPSVDRSSFQLLEKFLTSEQTARDFDQFLVSFMVKESLQPSLNSCVVCGEKREQFPISASVYLGGYVCPRCGSGDVELTDVDYESLLKTYRKVGELTENMRAYWLDVLESQLSTKFVSREGLK; encoded by the coding sequence TTGAGGGAAATTGAGGAGCAATTTGCCATATTGGAGCGGATTCCCTACAGAGAAACTGATTTGCTCTTGTCTGTACTGGGAGAGCATATCGGAAAGGAGCTTCTTACGGTTAGGTCAGGTAGAAAAATTCCTAACAGGTGGAAAAGTTCTTTTTTGGAAGGGAGCATACTCTTGGGTCGCATTTTGCAAGTGAAGAACCATCACGTATTGACAGGCGTGATCACAGAAAAATATGTACCCTACGAAAAGTACAGCCCTTTTATGATTTTGGCTTTAGAGATGTTTTCAAAAACTCCATCTGTAGACCGTTCTTCTTTTCAGCTCCTGGAGAAATTCCTAACCTCTGAGCAAACTGCAAGGGATTTTGATCAATTCTTAGTTTCTTTCATGGTAAAAGAGAGCTTGCAGCCCAGCTTGAACAGCTGCGTGGTTTGCGGTGAAAAGAGAGAACAATTTCCTATAAGCGCTAGTGTGTACTTGGGCGGTTATGTTTGCCCCAGGTGCGGATCTGGAGATGTGGAACTTACTGACGTGGACTACGAATCTCTTTTAAAGACATACCGCAAGGTTGGTGAGCTTACTGAAAACATGAGAGCTTATTGGTTAGATGTGTTGGAATCACAGCTTAGTACTAAATTCGTTTCCAGGGAGGGGTTAAAGTGA
- a CDS encoding PhoH family protein, with amino-acid sequence MSMKTYELKEEEWTEFSPFLTGSEEQLKLMERFFKVNVVSSPEGIAVTAEDESRINDFLAFLRSLSNTLRRGETIKTEDLQRFLSSYKEFGRLVLGDVITLNAQGKPVRPKTRGQEIFIQAMRQKDLVFAVGPAGTGKTFLAVAYGVALLKEKSVQRLVISRPILEAGEKIGFLPGDIYQKVDPFFRPLYDALFDLLGPEKTQRYIERGIIEVAPLAYMRGRTFDNAFIILDEAQNTGNEQMKMLLTRMGLGSKMVVTGDITQIDLPKPKESGLIRALEILKGFEEIAIVYLKESDIVRHRLVQKIVKAYKDYEEQNQE; translated from the coding sequence ATGAGCATGAAGACCTACGAGCTAAAAGAAGAAGAGTGGACAGAATTCAGCCCGTTTTTGACCGGATCTGAAGAACAGCTTAAGCTGATGGAGCGATTTTTCAAAGTAAATGTGGTTTCCAGCCCAGAAGGAATTGCTGTAACGGCTGAAGATGAATCACGTATAAACGACTTCCTCGCTTTTTTGCGCAGTTTGTCAAACACACTTAGACGAGGAGAAACAATAAAAACGGAAGATCTTCAAAGGTTCTTGAGCTCCTACAAAGAATTTGGCCGGTTGGTTTTAGGAGATGTTATAACCCTAAATGCTCAGGGCAAACCAGTAAGACCTAAAACCAGGGGTCAGGAAATTTTCATCCAGGCAATGAGACAGAAGGATTTAGTGTTCGCGGTGGGTCCCGCTGGAACGGGTAAGACATTCTTGGCAGTAGCATACGGTGTAGCACTTCTAAAGGAGAAGAGTGTCCAACGATTAGTGATCTCGCGTCCCATATTGGAGGCTGGTGAGAAAATTGGCTTCCTGCCCGGAGACATCTATCAAAAGGTTGATCCATTTTTCCGACCATTGTACGATGCTTTATTTGATCTGTTGGGGCCAGAGAAAACTCAGCGTTACATAGAAAGAGGCATTATTGAGGTAGCTCCCTTAGCTTACATGCGTGGGCGTACTTTTGACAATGCTTTCATCATCTTGGATGAGGCCCAGAACACGGGTAACGAACAGATGAAAATGCTGTTAACACGCATGGGCTTGGGTTCAAAGATGGTAGTTACTGGGGACATAACGCAAATAGATTTGCCAAAGCCCAAAGAATCTGGATTGATAAGGGCTCTGGAGATCCTAAAAGGTTTTGAGGAGATTGCCATTGTTTACCTCAAAGAAAGTGACATTGTGAGGCATCGTCTGGTGCAGAAAATTGTGAAGGCTTATAAGGACTATGAAGAACAAAATCAAGAGTAA
- a CDS encoding ExbD/TolR family protein, protein MQKSKQKDQKKDHQKAITIVIIVVAVLVLGLVVWWSWTQLHGALSVPSEGFKFVAEGQKISVPCLSDGLLTTEEVLLYSANPDTLMKYLALQQVKTCSAPLACLAKGFDGNKLYLDPNCYVDAENAEVHGDVFEALSRYFGEGNVMIGSRPLEANPLSRVIPLTAYYFIDTEEGVQLVHRDGVSLDQFWKELAVEQQPEVRVEGTTAYVTLSLPSYDDHLAYAIALNVEHFMKVKSVVLTINGLEVYRHQVPYALKLAKSNEGFLVTGEALSVDELESFLRGVSITDKGSSVLVKIDADMSTEDYNLVIAVLDTLSGKTVKIVAGPYSALGSFPSQF, encoded by the coding sequence ATGCAAAAAAGCAAGCAAAAAGACCAGAAGAAAGACCATCAAAAAGCCATAACCATAGTCATCATAGTGGTTGCAGTGCTGGTGTTGGGTTTGGTAGTATGGTGGAGCTGGACTCAGCTACATGGTGCTTTGAGTGTGCCATCGGAAGGGTTTAAGTTTGTGGCGGAAGGGCAGAAGATTTCAGTACCATGTCTATCTGATGGCTTGCTGACCACTGAAGAGGTTTTACTCTACAGCGCTAACCCTGATACTTTGATGAAATACTTGGCTTTGCAGCAAGTAAAAACATGCAGTGCACCTTTGGCTTGTTTGGCAAAAGGTTTCGATGGCAATAAACTGTATTTGGATCCCAATTGTTACGTGGATGCTGAAAATGCTGAAGTACACGGAGACGTGTTTGAGGCATTAAGCCGTTACTTTGGCGAAGGTAACGTGATGATTGGTTCTCGCCCTTTGGAAGCCAATCCGCTTAGTAGGGTCATACCATTAACCGCTTATTACTTCATAGATACGGAAGAAGGTGTACAGCTGGTGCACCGCGATGGTGTCTCTTTGGATCAATTCTGGAAGGAGCTCGCAGTGGAGCAGCAGCCAGAAGTAAGGGTGGAAGGCACTACGGCTTATGTAACTTTAAGTTTGCCCAGTTATGATGACCATTTGGCTTATGCTATTGCATTGAATGTGGAACACTTTATGAAGGTCAAGAGTGTGGTGTTGACCATAAACGGCTTAGAAGTTTATCGTCACCAAGTGCCTTATGCTTTGAAATTAGCGAAGTCCAATGAAGGTTTTCTTGTTACGGGAGAGGCACTCAGTGTGGATGAGCTGGAAAGTTTTCTAAGAGGTGTATCCATAACGGACAAAGGAAGTTCTGTACTGGTAAAGATTGATGCTGACATGAGCACTGAGGATTACAACTTGGTTATAGCCGTTTTAGATACCTTGAGTGGTAAAACAGTGAAAATAGTTGCGGGGCCCTATTCTGCTTTAGGTTCTTTTCCTTCGCAGTTCTGA
- the ybeY gene encoding rRNA maturation RNase YbeY, with protein MIDVGKEVPVPRGAIKLTKNTLKFLLSKFGLENKDVSVYFCNERTIIDLNTQYRFNEEPTDVLSFTGEGDFLGEIIICVPVALRQAEESGVDWQVEFAMLIVHSFLHLLGYDDETEEGFAEMVEVQNKLLKELGYEESSIGRLIPNSR; from the coding sequence GTGATTGATGTGGGTAAAGAAGTTCCCGTTCCAAGAGGAGCTATTAAGCTCACTAAAAACACTCTGAAATTTCTCTTGTCAAAATTTGGCTTGGAAAATAAAGATGTTTCTGTGTATTTTTGTAATGAGAGAACCATTATCGACTTAAACACACAGTACAGATTTAATGAAGAGCCCACTGATGTCTTGTCTTTTACTGGGGAAGGTGACTTCTTAGGAGAAATCATAATATGTGTACCAGTGGCACTAAGACAAGCCGAAGAAAGTGGTGTGGACTGGCAGGTGGAGTTTGCCATGCTTATTGTTCACAGTTTTTTGCATTTGTTAGGGTACGATGATGAAACTGAAGAGGGATTTGCTGAAATGGTGGAAGTTCAAAATAAGTTGTTAAAAGAGTTGGGTTATGAAGAATCTTCGATTGGCAGACTCATTCCGAATAGCCGTTAA
- the deoC gene encoding deoxyribose-phosphate aldolase, translated as MEYNRLIDHTLLKADATVEQIEKLCKEALQYNFFSVCVNSAFVPLAKSFLEGSDVKVATTIGFPLGASATAVKAFEVEQALKEGADEFDMVINVGWLKSKLYRLVHEDIAEVVKAAGGKVVKVIIETCYLTDDEKKIASSIAAAAGAHYVKTSTGFGTGGATVEDVQLIRSVVGPNIGVKASGGIRDAATLKAMVDAGANRIGASASVKIMEELRIEGN; from the coding sequence ATGGAGTACAACAGGTTAATTGATCACACGCTGCTAAAAGCAGATGCTACGGTGGAGCAAATAGAGAAACTCTGCAAGGAAGCTTTGCAGTACAATTTCTTCTCTGTGTGTGTGAATTCGGCTTTCGTACCTTTGGCTAAGAGCTTTTTGGAAGGATCAGACGTGAAAGTGGCAACCACCATAGGCTTTCCCTTAGGAGCTTCTGCCACTGCTGTAAAGGCTTTTGAGGTGGAGCAGGCCTTAAAAGAGGGTGCCGATGAATTCGACATGGTCATCAATGTGGGTTGGCTGAAAAGTAAGCTTTACAGGCTGGTGCATGAAGACATAGCTGAGGTGGTGAAGGCTGCTGGAGGAAAAGTGGTGAAAGTCATCATCGAAACTTGTTACTTGACTGACGACGAGAAGAAGATTGCTTCCAGTATTGCTGCTGCGGCAGGGGCTCACTACGTCAAAACATCAACGGGTTTTGGTACAGGCGGTGCCACAGTTGAGGATGTTCAACTCATTAGGTCAGTAGTAGGTCCCAATATTGGTGTGAAAGCTTCTGGTGGAATAAGGGATGCTGCAACCCTGAAAGCCATGGTGGATGCTGGAGCTAACCGTATTGGAGCCAGCGCCAGCGTTAAAATCATGGAGGAACTGCGTATTGAGGGAAATTGA
- a CDS encoding cytidine deaminase, whose translation MTNEELIRKYDDLISAAKSARENAVAPFSNFRVGAALLGKSGKVYLGANMEPAVMNLGLCAERTALFSALAQGEKEFEAIAVYAGTEQPGYPCGGCRQVFSDLAPNVLWLLVGDKEVKIETLESMLPNRFVLEDLRR comes from the coding sequence ATGACGAATGAAGAATTAATTAGGAAGTATGATGATTTAATCAGTGCAGCTAAGTCTGCTAGGGAGAACGCTGTGGCGCCTTTTTCTAACTTCAGGGTGGGCGCTGCTTTGCTTGGAAAAAGCGGCAAGGTTTACTTGGGAGCAAACATGGAACCAGCGGTGATGAACTTGGGACTTTGTGCTGAAAGAACTGCTCTGTTTAGCGCTCTGGCTCAAGGCGAAAAAGAATTTGAAGCTATCGCGGTGTATGCTGGAACTGAGCAGCCTGGTTATCCCTGTGGCGGCTGTCGACAGGTATTTTCAGATTTGGCGCCGAATGTTTTGTGGCTCTTAGTTGGGGATAAAGAGGTTAAAATAGAGACACTGGAAAGCATGTTACCTAATCGTTTCGTTTTAGAAGACCTTAGGAGGTGA